The following are encoded together in the Plasmodium brasilianum strain Bolivian I chromosome 10, whole genome shotgun sequence genome:
- a CDS encoding GDP dissociation inhibitor — MEDREITTFNCDILICGTSLLNSLLSSYFSINNYKVINIDKNNYYGDVNCSLNFNQFQEQKVNLENFYEEYLPFSSNIQDEVGGEKKKLMEEIIQNYFQLNNNKFNIDLNPKILYNESNIVSLLVSLNAHTYVNFVGIQHFYLTSKKDNTNQTIITNSEKTQVSNTQKEKHKNKTVENMNETCVHSLSTIDDEKEDNLILLKIPLNRSQVFLDNNLNLSEKRMIMNFIYKNIVHDKNYTFSNFSNYNFVKKANVTQQEFLLQNNESVSSKIIRNTADNYIYEKGKNVCNKKEPFQHEEQIEEKCLNVSICEFLKSYNINDKITDYIIYGIGLFDLELGYRNDRSISQYYLSGYTKDKMFVMNKGEFLQRLHILVNSLNKFKLQNLFENAFIYPSYGLNDIIYAISRVASLNNSIYMINRKIKNIILSDFYINNVGRIENNNNNNNNNNTFSFHTSSKIKEIVLDNGHIIRPNFVISSGSNINFYEMKKYLFCKNKSNKAPRKEKIQIKTNRLVVLSTYSLIGKNGLSFYIHKQPKMEQQQEKEGGQKKKEFYNMNCSVHILQLDHSSGSCPLGFFLTYFTYLEIEKKQNQASNISNNGKNEDTKNQKPLNFMLLFNVLKLFVKKHRFISNTSVDSYLPVKIPFDEQILNKIADFFSTQKTQNIISKEEVIKVRETENEENNQKNNQKNDLKSEVINMKLQKESIKNGPKQDGGNERKQAQFNETKRQSSIKAFNDLLTNEGIIYYAYYEYKPVVYRKDTIKLINQNVQNYRKIFENIKKLKEQNQKQKLEQKQEMCENQKNEVNKRKVNCNNNSDISETTNKTNENKDANIHERNNNCNLSYSNQLIGIDENKNICNLLFTNDIHNYPIYPLIEDISMFFYIINKIHNTFFQSHHGQTIYDTYTDVIKTFFNNRTAHNSS; from the coding sequence ATGGAAGATAGAGAAATCACAACTTTCAACTGcgatattttaatatgtggTACGAGTTTGTTGAATAGTTTACTTTCTTCCTATTTTTCCATCAATAATTAcaaagtaataaatattgacaaaaataattactatGGTGACGTTAACTGTTCTCTAAATTTTAATCAATTTCAGGAACAGAAAGTAAACCTTGAAAACTTTTACGAAGAATATTTGCCTTTTTCATCAAACATACAGGATGAGGTGGgcggggaaaaaaaaaaactgatggaagaaataattcaaaattattttcaattaaataataataaatttaatattgaCTTAAACCCAAAGATATTATACAATGAAAGTAATATTGTCAGTTTGCTAGTTAGCCTAAATGCCCATACATATGTCAATTTTGTAGGAATACAGCACTTCTATTTAACATCTAAAAAGGACAACACAAACCAAACAATTATCACTAATTCAGAAAAAACACAAGTTAGTAATactcaaaaagaaaaacataaaaataaaacggTAGAAAATATGAATGAAACATGTGTCCATAGTCTTTCTACGATAGATgatgaaaaagaagataatCTAATTTTGCTAAAAATTCCTCTAAACAGATCACAAGTTTTTTTAgacaataatttaaatcttagtgaaaaaagaatgattatgaattttatatataaaaacattgtTCATGATAAGAATTACACGTTTTCGAATTTTTCTAactataattttgtaaaaaaggCAAATGTAACTCAACAAGAATTTTTGCTGCAAAATAATGAATCCGTAtcaagtaaaataataaggaaTACCGCAGATAATTACATCTatgaaaaagggaaaaatgtatgtaataaaaaggaaCCATTTCAACATGAAGAgcaaatagaagaaaaatgcTTGAATGTCAGCATTTGTGAATTTTTGAAATCATATAAcattaatgataaaataactGATTATATCATTTACGGGATTGGTTTATTTGATTTAGAATTAGGATATAGAAATGATAGAAGCATCTCGCAGTACTACTTGAGTGGTTATACAAAGGATAAAATGTTTGTTATGAATAAAGGGGAGTTTTTACAACGCTTACACATTTTAGtaaattctttaaataaatttaaattacaaaatcTGTTTGAAAATGCTTTTATTTACCCATCTTATGGtttaaatgatattatatatgcaatatCAAGAGTAGCCAGTTTAaataattctatatatatgattaatagaaaaataaaaaatattatactttCTGATTTTTACATTAACAATGTTGGAAGAAttgagaataataataataataataataataataacactttttcctttcacacatcatcaaaaataaaagaaatcgTCTTAGATAATGGCCATATAATTAGACCCAATTTTGTTATATCGTCCGGATCCAATATAAATTTCTACGAAATGAAAAAGTAccttttttgcaaaaataaaagtaacaaAGCTcctagaaaagaaaaaatacaaattaaaacTAATAGGTTAGTCGTCTTAAGTACTTACTCACTTATTGGAAAAAATGGCCTCTCCTTTTACATACACAAACAACCAAAAATGGAGCAACAACAAGAAAAAGAAGgaggacaaaaaaaaaaagagttctATAACATGAATTGCTCGGTACATATATTACAACTAGATCACAGTAGTGGTTCTTGTCCCTTgggtttttttttaacgtactttacatatttagaaatagaaaaaaagcaaaaccAAGCTTCTAACATTTcaaataatggaaaaaatgagGATACGAAAAATCAGAAGCCTTTAAATTTCATGTTACTCTTTAATGtcttaaaattatttgttaaaaaacaTAGATTTATTAGTAATACATCTGTTGACTCATACTTACCCGTTAAAATCCCATTTGATGAACAAATTCTGAACAAAATCGCGGACTTCTTTAGCACGCAGAAGacacaaaatattattagcAAAGAAGAAGTAATCAAAGTGAGGGAAACCGAAAATGAGGAAAACAATCAGAAAAACAACCAGAAGAATGACCTGAAAAGTGAAGTGATAAATATGAAGCTCCAAAAGGAAAGTATTAAAAATGGCCCAAAACAGGATGGAGGGAATGAACGAAAACAAGCACAATTTAATGAGACAAAAAGGCAATCCTCTATAAAAGCCTTCAATGACTTACTAACAAACGAAGGAATCAtttattatgcatattatgaatataaaccAGTAGTGTACAGAAAAGATACTATCAAATTAATTAATCAAAATGTACAGAactatagaaaaatatttgaaaatataaaaaagcttAAGGAACAAaatcaaaaacaaaaactaGAACAAAAACAAGAGATGTGtgaaaatcaaaaaaatgaagtaaataaaagaaaggttaattgtaataacaatagtgaCATATCTGAAACTACAAACAAAACCAACGAAAACAAAGATGCAAACATACATGAGCGAAATAACAATTGTAATCTTTCTTACAGCAACCAACTTATAGGGATAgacgaaaataaaaacatttgcAACTTACTTTTTACAAATGACATCCACAATTACCCCATTTATCCCCTAATTGAAGATATttctatgtttttttatattattaataaaattcataatactttttttcagTCACACCATGGACAAACAATATATGATACATATACCGAcgtaataaaaacattttttaataatcgAACTGCACATAACAGTTCTTAA
- a CDS encoding hypothetical protein (conserved Plasmodium protein), translating into MVDCYYLLLKKFKKKSSYVIDEFLIKENKDSDSVLTIYEDVNSDAFSFLILSMIDSNYTRINKINILNVQNANDVIRAICFYMDNIQISELLKKNIKNVRKKNVNVENKDKVNLKVKEKEKEKEEKDEKDEKNNEINNRNKCNIKSLSIFNSNIDISAIILLSKSLYDNSYAKLENLAIDCIHLNSDCLKYLSLSLCNYNNLKTLSFQYCNLNNDSIKYIIDIVIYLNSSLSNLNLCGNNFKEDGMCELFESFLLNNSLSNIDVSYNMFNLNDLFVETICKIITSETNISSIYLIGNFVENNNLSKINNAMNFNKSISILKLPHEVDDEIMKEINLKLVKKKRKKKKSNRKNV; encoded by the exons ATGGTTgactgttattatttattgttaaaaaaattcaagaAAAAAAGCTCTTATGTTATAGatgaatttttaataaag gaaaataaagaCAGTGATTCAGTTTTAACAATTTATGAGGACGTTAATTCAgatgctttttcttttttaattttatctatGATTGATTCCAATTATAcc cgaattaacaaaataaatatcctAAATGTACAAAATGCTAATGATGTTATAAGAGCTATATGTTTTTACATGGACAATATACAAATCAGtgaacttttaaaaaaaaatattaaaaatgtaagaaaaaagaatgtaaatgtagaaaataaggataaagttaatttaaaagtaaaagaaaaggaaaaagaaaaagaagaaaaagatgaaaaagatgaaaaaaataatgaaattaacaACAGAAATAAGTGCAATATAAAATCGTTGAGCATatttaatagtaatatagATATAAGTGCAATAATACTCCTTTCTAAATCCTTATATGATAATAGTTACGCTAAG CTAGAAAATTTAGCAATAGATtgtattcatttaaattcTGATTGCCTCAAATATCTGTCCCTTTCACTGTGTAACtataacaatttaaaaacCTTAAGTTTTcaa TATTGCAACTTAAATAACGATtccataaaatatataatagatatAGTCATATATTTGAACTCCTCTTTATCTAATTTGAATTTATGtggaaataattttaaagaagaCGGAATGTGtgaa cTTTTTGAAAGCTTTTTActtaataattctttaagTAATATCGATGTTTcttataatatgtttaatttaaatgaCTTATTTGTTGAAACAATTTGCAAGATTATTACTAGTGAAAcc AATATTTcgagtatatatttaatcgGCAATTTCGTGGAGAATAACAATTTGtctaaaataaataatgctatgaattttaataaatctatttctattttaaaattaccaCATGa AGTTGATGATGAAATAATGAAGGAAATAAATCTAAAGCTAGTTAAGAAAAAgcgaaaaaagaaaaaatcaaataggaaaaatgtttaa